The genomic stretch TGGTTGTGACCACAGCTGGCCATTGGGAACATTTCCAGTATGTAGGTCCTCAGGCGTTTCTCGGGTTCATCACCTCAATTTTTGAAATAGACCCATCACTGGTCCCTTGGTTTCTATTAACcttgcccctttcctgtttgtCTATTCTACAAACAGAAGTAGTGCAAAATTCCCCAAGGGTTTGAAGCTCTCCAAGAGTTTCCCTCCTGTTCAGTAAAGAAACCAAAGTGCTTCTAGTGGCCTGCAagagccctcccctcctcccctctaccGGCCTCTCTAGTTCCTTGCTCTTCCTCAGACAAGTCAGACATACTCCTGCCTCAGTCCTTTGCACaggctgcttcctctgcctggaaacaCCCTTTCCCAAATACGTGCCTAACCCATTTCCTCATATCCTTCAGGTCTGCTCAGATATCACTTTCTCAGTGCAGGCTTACCTGttcaacatatttaaaattacaagacaatgaaaataaaaaagaagccaTCCCTATTATCTTTTTgctatattttttcattcatacTAATCACCATCTACTGCACTAtacattttacttattcattGGTCTGCATTTCCCATTACAATGCAAACTCCATGAGGATAGAGTTTTGCCCATTTTGTTCACAGCTTTAGTCCCAGTATATCGAGGAGTACACGTTAAATAGCAGCTACTCATTAACAATTTGTTGaatacatgttgaatgaatggtCTACCAGGGTACAATAAATGAGTTTTTCCACAGGTGGATGTACAAGCAAATTTCAAGTGTTTAACCCTGAAAAGGGACAGGAATGGTCTGTTCATAGGTAAAGGTTCTGAATTCCATTCATATAGCTCCCTGTTGTGGGTGTGTGTACAAACCTGAGTTGCTAACCGTGGGTCTTCTGTTTAATTATGTGACCCACCATTGCTAGTCAGTGCTTGTGCAAGGGCTTAAAGCTTGACCCTGCAGTTAGGACTAAGCACCTAAGACTTCTAATCCCTTCTGGAGAGCTGCAGATGTTCATCTTTGTAATCACTAGTTGTTCCACTTTCCAGACCTTCAACTGTCCAGGAATAAACCCTGATTCCTGAGCTACTGGAGCTAAGGCTAGATGAAGATAACACATGAGGCTCCGAGGGAGTGGGAATCTGTTCTAAAGAGGATACATTTTCCTATAAGGCTTCTGAATAGTGCTtctaagaaattttatttattcggTTGTTTTGTACTTTGAAAAGCTAATACACTCATAGAGttcaaaaatgtataaatagttTTACAGTTGAAAGTTTCCTTCCCATCCCTGTTATTCACCTACCTggttccttctcttttctccaccttCCACAGgtttctattattattaatttgttaCTTAACCTTCTGGAGTTTCTTTGTCCACTTGCATGTAAATATATAGATTCATATGTTCTGGGTGTTGCTTTTGATACCTcacaatatattttggaaatctttACACATTGATAACATAGAAAGCTTCCTTATTTGTCTTTGCTTAGTTTTACATTTTGttgcaaaataaaacatacagaGAAGTAAATAAAACGTTATTTCTGCAACTTAACAATTAATTAtaaattgaacacccatttaaCCATTACTCAggagcaaaaaaaacaaacaaaaaaacagaacattGCTGCACTCCAGAAGCCCTCAGTATGTTCCTTCCACTCACCCTGCCTTCCACACTCTTCTTATCCCCCCAGAAAACCACAATCCTGACTTTTATGGTAATCATTTTTTACATTCTTAATACATTTTACCATCCAAACATACATCCCTAAACAATGTATCATAAttttgtggtttttaaatttatataagtaTAATCATACTAAGTGTTTCCTTCGTCTTTTCACAAAATTATGCTtgtaagattcatccatatttttgTGTGTAGCTCTGTTCATTGTCAGTTGTTGTATAGTATTCAACATTATGTATCCAATTTACTGTAAAGgttcattcaggttgtttccaattcTTGGCTATACAAACAATactactatgaacattcttatacaaaTCACCTTGTGCACATATTTCTCTTGGTATATGTCTAGGATAATAGGGTATGTGTATCTTCAACTTACTAGATAGAGTccaactgttttctaaagtagtTGTATCAGTTTAGACAATAGTGGTGATGAAAGTTCTTATTACGTCACATCCTTGCCAAATAGTACTCCTTGTCATATTAATTTTAGTAATTCTGGTGGAAGATCAGTAGTATTTTATTATAGGATAACTTGCATTTTACTAATTTCCAATAAAGTTGGCTGCTgtggttttaaaattatatatatttccataaattctttgacactcctcTTATCAAAAGGTGGAGTCTGATTGCCTTCTCCTTGGCTATGGGCTGGGCTTAGTGACTCGCTTCTAAGAAACAGAATGAAGCCGAAGTGACGCTGTGTTTGACATCTCAAGctaaataaaagacaaacacCTTCTGCCTGGCTCACTCTCTCAAGAAGTCATAGACTTCATAGAGTCATGGACTCATAAAAGTTCTTTATACCATATTTTCATGCTAGTCCTGTTTGTAATTTATATtggaaatatcttctcccattctgtgtttaattattttatagtttttttttttttggatgaacaGAGTTCTTCATTTCACTTAAATTTATCAAATTTCCCCTTATATTTAGTGCTGTTGTGTCTTATTCCTCTAGAAACCTCTCCTATCCCAAAGTCCTCCGGTATTTTGAAATATTCTCTTCTAAATGCGTTATACTTTTGCCTTTTACATTTCAGCAAATTAATTAATGCAgctgaattaatttttatgtatggtgtataTTTTCCATATAGAGATCTAATTATgccagcacaatttattgaaaagtCCTTCCTTTCCTTACTCTTCTACAGGGTCCTATTTGTTACATACCAGATgtgctctttcttttctgttccattggtccatTTGTCTATCCTTGCACCAATACCACTGTGTCTGAGTTTATAAGGCTTTAAAGGAAGTTTTCGGGTATGGTTGAGAAAgtgtccccttcctcctctttctcttcttcttcctttttcttgacttttttaGCTGTTCTTGGCTCTTTGCATTCCCAAATATTTAGAAAGATCTTATTAAGTTCAACAAAATGTTGAGATTTTAATTGGAATTACATTAATCTATTAATCAATTTTAGAAGAGTAAAtatctttacaatattgtatcATTTTACAATCCATAAACATAATATGTAACTTCAGTTATCTAGGTCTTATTTAATGCCACTCaatagagttttatttttcctatgaagaattttacattgtttcttaaatttattcctgtGTATTTGATATTAATGCCATTTTAAGTTTAATGTTAGAATTCATAGAAAAGCAATTTATTTTGTATCCAGCAATCTTGCTAAATCTCTTactgattttaattatttatgaggctttaaaattttctgcatactGAAGTAATAACTCtaaataataagaattttatCTCTTCATTACGATTCTCTCTTTTGTTTGTCTTGCTTTGCAGCACTGGCTAGGACCTACAGTACAGCATTGAGTGGTAGTGGCCTTACTACTCTGAGATAGCTGAGATAGCTTTCAGAATTTCACCATAAGTGTGATGTTGCCCTTAGCTTTTTATACATgttatttttcaaacaaaataagttcttctctatttttagtttgattagaagtattattattactggtgaatgtatgttgaattttatcaaaaccttttctgcatccattgagatgatcatatgtgtttctcctttgattttttaaaataatgttaatattccttttttttaatagctgtgcagcttgtgggatcctagttcccctactagggattgaacctgagccacCTGCAATGgcagtgtggagtcctaaccactggaccgccagggaattcccttctttGATCTTTCAGTGGGATGAATTAATGTGGATTGATTCTATAATCTTCAGCCAACTTTCATTCTTTGGATAAATCCAACTTGGTAGTGCTGTATTATCTTTCACACTTACGTGGATAGACAGTGGGTCAATAGTTTGTTCAagagttttgcatctatgatcaTGAATGAGACTGGcttggaattttcttttctaaatattgtCCTTTTCAGACTTTTGTATGAAGGCTATGCTAGACACAGAATGAGTTGGGAAAAGCAGACTCTCTTACCCTCTGGAAGCATGGAACAGTTCTTTCTTTACTGTTTGACAGAATCCGCTGGTAAATCTATCAATGTCTAGAGCCttttttgtgggaagattttaaattattgattcaagTATACCCCAATAAAcctgacttaaaaaaatgttcttcGGCAAGTTACATTTCCAGTCAATTTTGGTTTCAGGGCcattaggtactattattattgttcaaTAGAAAGGATATCTCCTACTACTTCTGAGCCTACcactttttttttgcctctcactgttgtggcctctcccgttgcagagcacaggctcctgacgcgcaggctcagcggccatggctcacgggcccagccgcctcgcggcatgtgggatcctcccggaccggggcacgaacccgtgtcccctgcatcggcaggcggactctcaaccactgcaccaccagggaagccctgagcctaCCACTTTTTGACTgactaaataatttataatttatgccATCATTGAGGTCACAGCATAACAAAATAGTTCACACAagttattatataatatgtacagTATAATAGCTTACTGTAATAACTATTATGGTATATTGtagtatattatatactatatattacagtatgttatattatataactaataacatataatattatatatgttatataattaCAATAGTAAACTTCCCACGAAGTGTCTGGCACATttatatatcatctcatttaatccctaaGGTAACTCTTGACAGGTAACctttcattattttacagatgaaggaactaaCTCTGAGAGGTTATATTCTCTGACCAAAAGTTACACAACTGATAGGTTGAGAAATTGGTGCCCTTAACCATTTTCCATACCAATTCCCTCAAATGAGCTATTTCTCAAGAGAATGTGCAGACTGctcattttttttggttttgcctaTTTCTTACTAAAttcattcctaaatattttttgtttctatagctattgtgaataaaatctcttttccattacattttcaaattattgttaGTATAGTGTATATGTATTTGTAATACTATTAACTTTATTTTGTAACTGCTTACAAAATTGTGTGAACGTGTCATGCATTTTTCTGGTGAGAAAGTCTGCGACTTTCATAGGTTCTTAAAAGGATACATAAATTCAGAAAAGCTTAAACACTGCCGCCTTAAGTCCAGGTTTTCCCAAAGCTTTTGTAGCAAGTCCATTACAGTTTATGCTTGGGGTGAACAGTCTTCTTGGACACCAAAACAAACGCCAAACTTTGAAAGTCTGGACTACTCTCCAAAACAATGTACTGGATAAGTTCCATAAATGGATTTTTTCTGTCCCTAGGTAGTGAATTTAAAATCACAGGATTCTGAGGTAAATCTTCATATTTTCAGGCCATTGTCTCTATAACCACAGGAAGAAGTCAGACAACAGACCAACGGACTTTTCTAGATGTTCTGAAACTCAAAATTTATTCTCATTCAGATGACCCTTACATATTTAGGTGTGTAAATAACAAATGAACTTCCCAATTTCATCTTTTCTTGGTAATCTGCCCAAGACATGTTTCTACTTCCTTTTCATCTGGGAGATGATGGCAACACTACTCAATTTAGTAGAGAAAGTTGAGAAAGGTACATTGCAAGATTAAGTTTGAATAAATTCTAGGAAAGctagctttattttattattttttaaataaatgtatttatttatttttggctgtgttgggtctttgttgctgtgagtgggctttctctagttgtggtgagtgggggctactcttcattgcggtgcgtgggcttctctttgcagtggcttctcttgtttcagagcacaggctctaggcacatgggcttcagtagtcgtggctctcagggtctagagcacagggtcagtagttgtggcacacgggcttagttgctctgcggcatgtgggaacttcccagaccagggatggaacctgtgttccctgcattggcaggcatattcttaaccactgcaccaccaggaaagtcctgaaaGCTAGCTTTATATACCAACAGTTCGATTCATTCTTTGCTGAGGTTTTATCCAACATCATATCCTTAAGAAAAGATCCCAATGTTCCTACTGAAATAAGTCAAGGAATTTATACTATTTGATCTGAATATTCTTCAATATTCATAATATGTTGCATTTTGGAGAAAAAATACAAGGGTAATATATAGCATATATGGCATATGGTCTGTATCTTCACTGAACCACACTTGATGTAGAGTAAATAAGTCACAATTTAAGAACCACATCTACAGAAGCCTGCAttagtaataaaaacaataaatgtggaccttaaatataaattaatcagGCCTTCCAAATTTTCAGGTGAGTAAATCAAAGTTTAAAGAGGTAAAGCAACTTACCTCAAAATAACGAATAGACCTCGTTAGTAATAGAGCTGAGATTAGAATCCAGGACTTCCAAAACCCAGACATGTGCTCTTTCCACTGAACTATGTGGTCACTCTAGGAAGTTGACAGCTTTttcggtttgtttgttttgtttttggctgcgttgggtctttgttgctgtgcttgggcttctctagttgcggcgagtgggggctactatttgttgtggtgcatgggcttctcattgcagtggcttctcttgctgcagagcacaggctctagatgtgcaggcttcagtagttgtggcatatgggctcagtaattgtggctcgcaggctctagagcacaggctcagtagttgtggcgcacaggcttagctgctccgtggcatatggaatcttcctggaccagggatcaaacatgtgtcccctgcattggcgggcagattcttaaccattgcaccaccagggaagtcctgaagttGACAGTTTTCaggattttctttctgtttccctgGTGAAGGTCTCCATACTAGCCAAGTTCCCAAGGCATTCAGAggatttctctccagtgtgaagcTTTTCATGTTGAACAAAAGAAGAGTTTTGTCTAAAGGTTTTCCTATATTCAGTATGTATATTTGCCTTCTCTCCACTATGAATATTCTGGTGTTTTGTAAGATAAGTGTTCTGgctaaaggctttcccacattcattacatttgtAGAGTTTTTCTTTAGTATGAGTTTTCTGATGTTTTTTAAGGTCTGTCTTCTGGCTGAAGGCTTTGCCACATTTATTGCATTCATAAGGTTTCACTGCAGTATGAATGATCTGATGTTGAATAAGGCCTGAACAGTAACTAATGGCTTTTCCACATTCATTGCATTTATAAGATTTTTCAATGGTATCAGTTTTCTGGTGATTTGTGAGGTTTGTACTCTGACTGAAGGCTTTTCCACATACATTACatttataaggtttctctccagtgtgagttcTCTGATATTGAATAAGTGCTGACCAATCACTGAAGGCTTTTCCACAGTCATTGCATTTAAAGagcttctctccagtatgaattctcttgTGCTGAATAAGGGCTGAACAgaaactgaaagctttcccacaaTCGTTACACTCATAGCACTTCTCTCCAGTGTGGGTTCTCTGATGCTGAATATGCCCTGAGCAGTCACTaaaagctttcccacattcattacatttgtaaggtttTTCTCCAGTATGAACCCTCAGTGTTGTGTAAGGAATGAACTCTGGGTAAAagttttcccacattcattacatttatatggtttctctcctctATGACTTCTCTGATGTTGAGTAAGGTACATACTTCtgctgaaggctttcccacattccttacattcatatggcttctctccagtatgagttGTTTGATGTCAAATAAAAGCTGAGTAGTTACCTAAggttttcccacattcattaTACTCataaggcttctctccagtgtgagtcCTTTGATGCTGAATAAGGGCTGAACAACCATTAAAGGCATTCTCACATTCATTGCATTTgtatggtttctctccagtatgcaTTCTCTGATGTTGAATGAGGTCTGAACAGTaactgaaagctttcccacagTCATTACATTCAAAAAGTTTCTCTCCAATATGGACAATATGATGTCGAGTAAGAGCTGAGTGATCACTGAAGGCTTTCCCATTCGTTACATTCATAAGGCTTTTCTCCTATATGAATTCTTTGATGTTGAGTAAGATGTGCACTCTGACTAAAGGTTTTACCACATTCGTTGcattcataaggtttctctccagtatgaattctttgtTGTAGAGTAAGATGTGTGCTGTGGCTAAAAGCCTGTCCACGTTCAAGACATTTATATGGTTTCTCACTAGTATGAATTCTTTGATGCTGAGTAAGCTATGTACTACGACTGAATGTCTTGCCACATTCAGTACACTCGTAAGGTCTTTCCCCactatgaattctctgatgttgaATAAGGACTGAGCAATAACTGAAGGCCTTCCTACATTCATTGCATTTGTAGGGCTTTTCTCCAGTATGAGTCTTCTCATGGTTTGTTAAATGGGAACTCTGGTTAAATCTCTTTTCACATTCATTACATATATAGGGTCGTTCTCCAGTATGACTTGTTTGATGTTGAATGAGAGTAGTGTACTCTCTGAAGGTTTTCCCACTTTCACTATATTTATAAGGTTTCTTTACATCACATTTACTTTGTATAATTAAATCTGAGCTTTGTTTGAACACTTTTCCATGTGTACCACATTCATGGCAATGCTCTTCTatagtaggacttccctggttgtccagtggttaagactctgtgcttccaatgcagggggtgcaggttcaatccctggtcagaaaaCTAAGATCTCATATGTCGTGCGGTGCatcagaaacaaaaccaaaaccaaaaaacctattagaaaattttaaattatatacgtGGCTTGTATTGTATTTCTATTGATCAGTGCTGGTTTAGAGAGATTAGACATTTGCTCAAGGCTACAgagctagttagtggcagagccaggacccaaCCCAGTCATCTGGGTGAGAGTCCACCTTCTTCACGACTGGTCCCCATGTTGTGTCAGCATATTCTCCACCACAGAACTCATCAGTCTTTTTTACTAGACTTTGAGCTTCTGCAGATCATAAACTAAAGTCTTTAACCTTTGAATTGTCAATTCCTAACACAGTATCTGTCATACAGAATATGCATGAGGAACGTTTGGTGGTTTTAAATGAGAATGCCACAATGAtagcagcttttaaaaattagtctgcccacttttttttaaaaactaagccCTAGAAACTACTTAGAGCAAAAGTTGAGATAAAGCCACCATCCTAATACTTGGAAGAATAATGTTTGATAGTGAGtatctccttttaaaataattacaggcATAAATGCTAAGAGGGATATTCAACCTGTAAACTGAAACAAATTTCAGTTTACAGTTCAGTTCCTTCAGTTTCCTTCAGAAACCATGAAGGAACCCATGGAGTAGCTGGAAAGTTAGGTGAGTCAGAGCTTTACACTGACATGCACAGCATGAAAAGATGGTTTCATAAAGGACAGTGAACTCAATCAATTTTATcggagaaaataaaagagggcTAGGAAAAGATAATCAGATTCTttctgaaagaaaaggagaaatgccCTTCATAAGCATATTTGCAATACA from Mesoplodon densirostris isolate mMesDen1 chromosome 10, mMesDen1 primary haplotype, whole genome shotgun sequence encodes the following:
- the LOC132497843 gene encoding LOW QUALITY PROTEIN: zinc finger protein 665-like (The sequence of the model RefSeq protein was modified relative to this genomic sequence to represent the inferred CDS: inserted 3 bases in 2 codons; substituted 2 bases at 2 genomic stop codons), with the translated sequence MMSVGSPSSRAHHLTKHKRIHTGEKPSECKVIMCNACERAFSQSSHLTIHQVTHTREKLYECGKAFSQSADLAKHQKTHTGEGLCTCSQCGKAFSQSSHLTTHQTIHTGEKPYDCGLQGSNLATPLPLNQSCRSLAGKCTPWRENGFKGRLEARKRSSGTGEHCRCSPLRAVWGSPSSGQVGQASQSLKLRWGESGKTFREYTTLIQHQTSHTGERPYICNECEKRFNQSSHLTNHEKTHTGEKPYKCNECRKAFSYCSVLIQHQRIHSGERPYECTECGKTFSRSTXLTQHQRIHTSEKPYKCLERGQAFSHSTHLTLQQRIHTGEKPYECNECGKTFSQSAHLTQHQRIHIGEKPYECNEXGKAFSDHSALTRHHIVHIGEKLFECNDCGKAFSYCSDLIQHQRMHTGEKPYKCNECENAFNGCSALIQHQRTHTGEKPYEYNECGKTLGNYSAFIXHQTTHTGEKPYECKECGKAFSRSMYLTQHQRSHRGEKPYKCNECGKTFTQSSFLTQHXRVHTGEKPYKCNECGKAFSDCSGHIQHQRTHTGEKCYECNDCGKAFSFCSALIQHKRIHTGEKLFKCNDCGKAFSDWSALIQYQRTHTGEKPYKCNVCGKAFSQSTNLTNHQKTDTIEKSYKCNECGKAISYCSGLIQHQIIHTAVKPYECNKCGKAFSQKTDLKKHQKTHTKEKLYKCNECGKAFSQNTYLTKHQNIHSGEKANIHTEYRKTFRQNSSFVQHEKLHTGEKSSECLGNLASKEKPLEILDSFFSSEGFLKALPRRLLLGSPCSSSCEPRQASEEASSETEYLADWKRADLEALLEPCGSQGDRKEAELENCRPEGDDPRSSGCGRADLRASRERGDENHQKERKSKKMFSAETVHAPGSPVPRSRQRPAPRPQPPPTHPEGLGLPSLLRRRGRAGGRIGDEAESRSLETRRLLDSNSGTPAARFLSNPCPRAARCNPERRGERPERPA